From Paraburkholderia sabiae, a single genomic window includes:
- a CDS encoding alpha/beta fold hydrolase, whose product MQTDDELKHFEAHGAAPLPEADEQGFVDNAGARIAWSTYGTGQPVVLLHGGLGNRGNWGYQVPALVEAGYRAILIDSRGHGRSTRDSQPYSYELMASDVLAVLDALHIQSAAFVGWSDGACTALILGRKAPQRVAGVFFFACNMDPSGAKEFVLTPVIERCFNRHRADYQALSATPDDFDAFVAAVSEMQRTQPNYCADDLAQIGVRVTVAIGEHDEFIRQEHAIYLAENIPEAELIVLPNVSHFAPLQRPALFNGVIERFAGTVFESTD is encoded by the coding sequence ATGCAAACGGACGACGAGCTGAAACACTTCGAAGCGCACGGCGCTGCGCCGCTGCCCGAAGCCGACGAACAAGGCTTCGTGGACAACGCGGGTGCGCGCATTGCATGGTCGACGTATGGGACAGGCCAGCCGGTCGTGCTGCTGCACGGCGGCCTTGGAAATCGCGGCAACTGGGGTTATCAGGTGCCCGCGCTCGTCGAGGCGGGTTATCGCGCGATTCTGATCGACAGCCGCGGACATGGCCGCAGCACACGCGACTCGCAACCGTACAGCTACGAACTGATGGCCTCCGACGTGCTCGCCGTGCTCGACGCGTTGCACATACAAAGCGCAGCGTTCGTCGGCTGGAGCGACGGCGCCTGCACGGCGCTGATTCTCGGACGCAAAGCGCCGCAGCGCGTCGCGGGCGTGTTCTTCTTTGCGTGCAACATGGACCCGTCAGGCGCGAAGGAATTCGTGCTGACGCCTGTGATCGAGCGCTGCTTCAACCGGCACCGCGCGGACTATCAGGCGCTGTCTGCGACTCCCGATGACTTCGACGCGTTCGTCGCCGCCGTCAGCGAGATGCAGCGCACGCAGCCCAACTACTGCGCCGACGATCTCGCGCAGATCGGCGTGCGCGTCACCGTCGCGATCGGCGAGCACGACGAGTTCATCCGTCAGGAACACGCCATCTATCTCGCGGAAAACATCCCCGAAGCCGAACTGATTGTGCTCCCGAACGTCAGTCATTTCGCGCCGCTGCAACGGCCGGCGCTGTTCAATGGCGTGATCGAGCGCTTTGCCGGAACCGTCTTCGAAAGCACGGACTAA
- a CDS encoding MFS transporter encodes MRTQHQAFFASLFFSRLADQILLFLVPLVVFQTTQQPTWSGIAFFIEALPRYIVFPVCGALCDRMSPITVLRASQRFRAIACAAGIAGFVTVGGIGWLIALSAVCGTLTSQGLVAREVLLPQVFTSERFEKVLSYAQIADQVGVVLGPMLAGLLLGWWRWEYVVCVAAVLFVAADGATLLWQRISAFEWTAHEHAVAVEWLAPVKTALAHVVRLPGLARLVALAAAENLVIGVTLATSAAMVTGAHRRPDAFYTFVQTAGAVATIVILLLIARVQIPRKALGLVSFLAIFAGGLMAGLSPSAWGYVAGFLLIVGFDKMFSIYIRSVRQAIIPAKDYGKTLGVVIMLNNLTQPLAGLLVGTFAGNGRMSAVVVAIALAMGAMGLVVTLVSMGVGRRRTSATVASSRERPMDRTD; translated from the coding sequence ATGCGCACACAACATCAAGCATTCTTCGCATCGCTGTTCTTCTCACGGCTCGCAGACCAGATCCTGCTCTTTCTGGTACCGCTCGTCGTCTTCCAGACGACCCAACAACCGACATGGTCGGGCATCGCATTCTTCATCGAGGCGTTGCCGCGCTACATCGTCTTCCCCGTATGCGGCGCGTTGTGCGATCGCATGTCGCCCATCACGGTGCTGCGCGCGAGCCAGCGTTTTCGCGCGATTGCATGCGCGGCGGGCATCGCGGGCTTTGTCACCGTGGGCGGAATCGGATGGCTGATCGCGCTGTCAGCAGTGTGCGGCACGTTGACGAGCCAGGGCCTCGTCGCGCGCGAAGTGCTGCTGCCTCAAGTGTTCACGTCGGAACGCTTCGAGAAGGTGCTGTCGTATGCGCAGATTGCCGATCAGGTCGGCGTCGTGCTCGGCCCGATGCTCGCGGGTCTGCTGCTCGGCTGGTGGCGCTGGGAATATGTCGTGTGCGTAGCGGCCGTGCTGTTCGTCGCCGCCGATGGCGCGACGCTGCTCTGGCAGCGCATCAGCGCGTTCGAATGGACGGCGCATGAGCACGCCGTCGCAGTCGAATGGCTCGCGCCCGTGAAAACGGCGCTCGCGCATGTCGTGCGACTGCCGGGTCTTGCACGGCTCGTCGCGCTTGCCGCCGCCGAAAATCTCGTGATCGGCGTGACGCTCGCCACTTCTGCCGCGATGGTGACGGGTGCGCATCGGCGGCCGGATGCGTTCTATACCTTCGTGCAAACGGCAGGCGCGGTGGCGACGATCGTGATTCTGCTGCTGATCGCGCGCGTGCAGATTCCTCGCAAGGCGCTCGGGCTCGTCTCGTTTCTCGCTATTTTCGCGGGCGGATTGATGGCGGGCCTCAGTCCTTCCGCGTGGGGTTACGTCGCAGGCTTTCTGCTGATCGTCGGCTTCGACAAGATGTTCAGCATCTACATCCGCAGCGTGCGCCAGGCGATCATTCCCGCGAAGGATTACGGCAAGACGCTCGGCGTCGTCATCATGCTCAACAACCTCACGCAGCCGCTTGCGGGTTTGCTGGTCGGCACGTTCGCAGGGAATGGGCGCATGAGCGCGGTGGTCGTCGCGATCGCGCTGGCGATGGGCGCGATGGGGCTGGTGGTCACGCTCGTCAGCATGGGCGTCGGGCGTCGGCGGACGAGCGCGACAGTTGCATCTTCGCGTGAGCGGCCAATGGATCGAACCGATTGA
- a CDS encoding NADP-dependent isocitrate dehydrogenase, which produces MSNKQPTIIYTLTDEAPLLATSAFLPIIRTFTSPAGVNVETSDISVAGRILGEFPEFLTEEQRVPDNLAELGKLTQNPDTNIIKLPNISASVFQLVSAIKELQSKGYKVPDYPEDPKNDEEKSIQKRYSKCLGSAVNPVLREGNSDRRAPAAVKNYAKKHPHSMGEWSMASRTHVAHMKHGDFYHGEKSITSDRAREVRMELVTKRGETIVLKPKVSLQAGEIVDSMFMSKKALVEFYEDQMEDAHKTGVMLSLHVKATMMKVSHPIVFGHAVKVFYKDAFAKHQKLFDELGVNVNNGLVDLYTKIEALPESQREEVIRDMHACHEHRPALAMVDSAKGISNLHAPNDVIVDASMPAMIRAGGKMWGADGRPADTKCLIPESTFARIYQEIINFCKTNGRFDPKTMGTVPNVGLMAQKAEEYGSHDKTFEIKEDGEARIVDNATGEVLTALTQQVEQGDIWRMCLVKDAPIRDWVKLAVTRARNSGMPAVFWLDPYRPHENELIKKVETYLKDYDTNGLDIQIMSQVRAMRYSLERVMRGLDTISVTGNILRDYLTDLFPIMELGTSAKMLSIVPLMAGGGMYETGAGGSAPKHVKQLVEENHLRWDSLGEFLALAVSLEELGIKTDNAKAKVLAKTLDAATGKLLDNNKSPSPKTGELDNRGSQFYLAMYWAQELAAQTDDAELAAKFGPLAKVLTENEKTIVGELSDVQGKEVDIGGYYKPDFAKLETAMRPSKTLNAALGAVTA; this is translated from the coding sequence ATGAGTAACAAGCAACCTACGATCATCTACACCCTGACCGACGAAGCCCCGCTGCTCGCGACGAGTGCCTTTCTGCCGATCATCCGTACGTTTACCTCGCCGGCTGGCGTCAATGTCGAGACCAGCGACATTTCCGTGGCAGGCCGTATCCTCGGCGAATTCCCGGAATTCCTGACGGAAGAACAGCGCGTGCCGGACAACCTGGCCGAACTGGGCAAGCTCACGCAGAACCCGGACACGAACATCATCAAGCTGCCGAACATTTCGGCTTCGGTGTTCCAGCTGGTCAGCGCGATCAAGGAACTGCAGTCGAAGGGCTACAAGGTGCCGGATTATCCGGAAGACCCGAAGAACGACGAAGAAAAGTCGATCCAGAAGCGTTACTCGAAGTGCCTCGGCTCGGCTGTGAACCCGGTTCTGCGCGAAGGCAACTCGGACCGCCGCGCGCCCGCCGCCGTCAAGAACTACGCGAAGAAGCACCCGCACAGCATGGGCGAGTGGAGCATGGCGTCGCGCACGCACGTCGCGCACATGAAGCATGGCGACTTCTACCACGGCGAAAAGTCGATCACTTCCGACCGCGCGCGTGAAGTCCGCATGGAACTCGTCACGAAGCGCGGCGAGACGATCGTGCTGAAGCCGAAGGTTTCGCTGCAGGCAGGCGAGATCGTCGACAGCATGTTCATGAGCAAGAAGGCGCTGGTCGAGTTCTACGAAGACCAGATGGAAGACGCGCACAAGACGGGCGTGATGCTGTCGCTGCACGTCAAGGCGACGATGATGAAGGTCTCGCACCCGATCGTCTTCGGCCATGCTGTGAAGGTGTTCTACAAGGACGCGTTCGCGAAGCATCAGAAGCTGTTCGACGAACTCGGCGTGAACGTGAACAACGGTCTCGTCGACCTGTACACGAAGATCGAAGCGCTGCCGGAATCGCAGCGTGAAGAAGTGATCCGCGACATGCACGCATGCCACGAGCACCGTCCCGCGCTGGCGATGGTCGATTCGGCGAAGGGCATCTCGAACCTGCACGCACCGAACGACGTGATCGTCGACGCATCGATGCCCGCGATGATCCGCGCAGGCGGCAAGATGTGGGGCGCCGATGGCCGTCCCGCCGACACGAAGTGCCTGATCCCGGAAAGCACGTTCGCGCGCATCTACCAGGAAATCATCAACTTCTGCAAGACCAACGGCCGCTTCGACCCGAAGACGATGGGCACGGTGCCGAACGTCGGCCTGATGGCGCAGAAGGCGGAAGAGTACGGTTCGCACGACAAGACGTTCGAGATCAAGGAAGACGGCGAAGCGCGCATCGTCGACAACGCGACGGGCGAAGTGCTGACGGCGCTCACGCAGCAGGTCGAGCAGGGCGACATCTGGCGCATGTGCCTCGTGAAGGACGCGCCGATCCGCGACTGGGTCAAGCTCGCCGTCACGCGCGCGCGCAACTCGGGCATGCCGGCCGTGTTCTGGCTCGACCCGTACCGTCCGCATGAGAACGAGCTGATCAAGAAGGTCGAAACGTACCTGAAGGATTACGACACGAACGGCCTCGACATCCAGATCATGTCGCAGGTTCGCGCAATGCGTTACTCGCTGGAGCGCGTGATGCGCGGTCTGGACACGATCTCGGTGACGGGCAACATCCTGCGCGACTATCTGACCGACCTGTTCCCGATCATGGAACTGGGCACGTCGGCGAAGATGCTGTCGATCGTTCCGCTGATGGCGGGCGGCGGCATGTACGAAACGGGCGCGGGCGGTTCGGCGCCGAAGCACGTCAAGCAGCTGGTCGAAGAAAACCACCTGCGCTGGGATTCGCTGGGCGAGTTCCTCGCGCTGGCCGTGTCGCTCGAAGAGCTGGGCATCAAAACGGACAACGCGAAGGCGAAGGTGCTGGCGAAGACGCTCGACGCGGCAACTGGCAAGCTGCTCGACAACAACAAGAGCCCCTCGCCGAAGACGGGCGAACTCGACAACCGCGGCAGCCAGTTCTACCTCGCGATGTACTGGGCGCAGGAACTGGCCGCGCAGACGGACGACGCGGAACTCGCCGCGAAGTTCGGCCCGCTCGCCAAGGTGCTGACGGAGAACGAGAAGACGATCGTTGGTGAGCTGAGTGACGTGCAGGGCAAGGAAGTGGATATCGGCGGCTATTACAAGCCGGATTTTGCCAAGCTGGAAACGGCTATGCGGCCGAGTAAGACGCTGAACGCTGCGTTGGGTGCTGTCACTGCGTAA
- a CDS encoding MBL fold metallo-hydrolase, whose amino-acid sequence MPFPFRLRTVCAALAFVAAAANYSACAQQPDPTPEKLAASGIHHAPRTEDGYENNDGPLARGSVWKWRWNRWTHGLPPPPENGYAFPVDHPDVAWIKANRSDNTMTWIGHATALLQIGGVNVLTDPMFSERASPLSFAGPKRRVPPGLALDELPHIDVVLISHSHYDHLDTASVEALNAQPGGPPLFLVPLGIKDWLAKKGITNAQELDWSDHVNAAGLDFWFVPATHWSARTLTDRNETLWGGWVVKTPAGAAHPYSLYFAGDTGYSNDSERLGAAFGCFDLALIPIGAYAPRWFMGPQHVDPQQAVQIFQDIHAKKAIGIHWGTFELTDEPLDEPPKKLAEATREAGLPDDAFTVLHHGQMIRLDEPNDTSAACAR is encoded by the coding sequence ATGCCATTCCCGTTCCGCTTGCGCACGGTCTGCGCCGCCCTTGCTTTCGTCGCGGCGGCGGCGAATTATTCCGCGTGCGCGCAGCAGCCCGATCCGACGCCTGAGAAACTGGCCGCGAGCGGCATCCATCACGCGCCACGCACCGAAGACGGCTATGAGAACAACGACGGGCCGCTCGCGCGCGGCTCAGTCTGGAAATGGCGCTGGAACCGCTGGACGCACGGTTTGCCGCCACCGCCCGAAAACGGCTACGCGTTTCCCGTCGATCACCCGGACGTCGCATGGATCAAGGCGAACCGCAGCGACAACACGATGACGTGGATCGGCCACGCGACCGCCCTGCTGCAGATCGGCGGCGTCAATGTGCTGACGGATCCGATGTTTTCAGAGCGCGCGTCGCCGCTGTCGTTCGCCGGACCGAAGCGGCGCGTGCCGCCCGGTCTTGCGCTCGACGAACTGCCGCATATCGACGTCGTGCTGATTTCGCACAGCCACTACGATCATCTCGACACGGCGAGCGTCGAGGCGTTGAACGCGCAGCCGGGCGGGCCGCCGCTCTTTCTGGTGCCGCTCGGCATCAAGGACTGGCTCGCGAAAAAAGGCATCACGAACGCACAGGAACTCGACTGGAGCGATCACGTGAACGCGGCGGGCCTCGACTTCTGGTTCGTGCCCGCGACGCACTGGTCCGCGCGCACCCTCACCGATCGCAACGAAACGCTGTGGGGCGGCTGGGTCGTGAAAACGCCGGCGGGCGCCGCGCATCCGTATTCGCTGTACTTCGCGGGCGACACCGGCTATTCGAACGATTCCGAACGCCTCGGCGCGGCGTTCGGCTGCTTCGATCTCGCGCTGATTCCGATCGGCGCCTACGCGCCGCGCTGGTTCATGGGCCCTCAACACGTCGATCCACAGCAGGCCGTGCAGATTTTCCAGGACATACACGCGAAAAAAGCCATCGGCATTCACTGGGGCACGTTCGAACTCACCGACGAGCCGCTCGACGAGCCACCCAAAAAGCTCGCCGAAGCGACCCGCGAAGCCGGTCTGCCCGACGATGCATTCACGGTCCTCCATCACGGACAGATGATCCGGCTCGACGAACCAAACGATACAAGCGCCGCATGTGCCCGCTGA
- a CDS encoding DUF899 domain-containing protein: MSDASSLVPAVELAKRNGRHFPNESVEYRRARDALLAEEIKLRRHIERVAAQRRALPQGGEVTGNYRFVGEAGPVDIAGLFGDKDTLVIYSFMFGPQRERPCPMCTSLLGAWDGEARDITQRIALAVVARSPLERLAAFKEERGWRDLKLYSDANGVYSRDFGAIDDDGGDAPAFHVFTRRDGTIRHFYASEMGFPTADPGQDPRGAPDLMPMWTIFDMTPEGRDPNWYPKLDYAR, encoded by the coding sequence ATGTCTGATGCATCTTCTCTCGTGCCCGCCGTCGAGCTTGCGAAGCGCAACGGCAGGCACTTCCCGAACGAAAGCGTCGAGTATCGTCGTGCGCGCGACGCGCTGCTCGCGGAAGAAATCAAATTGCGCCGGCATATCGAACGCGTCGCCGCACAACGTCGCGCGCTGCCGCAGGGCGGCGAAGTGACGGGCAATTATCGGTTCGTCGGCGAAGCGGGGCCTGTCGATATCGCGGGCCTGTTCGGCGACAAGGACACGCTCGTGATCTACAGCTTCATGTTCGGGCCGCAGCGCGAGCGGCCATGTCCGATGTGCACGTCGCTGCTCGGCGCGTGGGACGGCGAGGCGCGCGATATCACGCAGCGCATCGCGCTCGCCGTGGTCGCGCGTTCGCCGCTCGAGCGGCTGGCGGCGTTCAAAGAGGAGCGCGGCTGGCGCGATCTGAAGCTGTATTCCGATGCGAACGGCGTGTACAGCCGCGACTTCGGTGCGATCGACGATGACGGCGGCGACGCTCCCGCATTCCACGTTTTCACGCGCCGCGACGGCACGATCAGGCATTTTTACGCGTCGGAGATGGGTTTTCCGACGGCCGATCCCGGTCAGGATCCGCGTGGCGCGCCGGATTTGATGCCGATGTGGACGATCTTCGACATGACGCCCGAGGGGCGTGATCCGAACTGGTATCCGAAGCTCGATTACGCGCGCTGA
- a CDS encoding glutathione S-transferase family protein: MTLTLYAHPFSSYCQKALTALYENGTPFEYRRLDEPGAMDELTARWPIRRFPMLVDEGRTIAEATVIIEHLALFHPGSVKLLPDDPRAALDVRFMDRFFDNYMATPQQKIVFDGMRDENERDPRGVADARALLDRAYAWLDDVMKDREWATGDRFSLADCGAAPFLFYADWTHRIDPKFEHVLAYRKRLLKRPSFARAVDEARPYRHLFPLGAPDRD; the protein is encoded by the coding sequence ATGACCTTGACGCTCTACGCCCATCCGTTTTCTTCGTATTGCCAGAAGGCGCTCACCGCGCTCTACGAGAACGGTACGCCGTTCGAATACCGCCGCCTCGACGAACCCGGCGCGATGGATGAACTCACCGCGCGCTGGCCGATCCGGCGCTTTCCGATGCTCGTCGACGAGGGCCGCACGATTGCCGAGGCGACCGTGATCATCGAGCATCTCGCGCTGTTTCATCCTGGTTCGGTCAAGCTGCTGCCCGACGATCCGCGCGCGGCGCTCGACGTGCGTTTCATGGACCGTTTCTTCGACAACTACATGGCGACGCCGCAGCAGAAGATCGTGTTCGACGGGATGCGCGATGAAAACGAGCGCGATCCACGCGGCGTCGCCGATGCGCGGGCGCTGCTCGACAGGGCGTACGCGTGGCTCGACGACGTGATGAAAGACCGCGAATGGGCGACGGGCGATCGCTTCAGTCTCGCGGACTGCGGCGCCGCGCCGTTTCTCTTCTATGCCGACTGGACGCATCGCATCGACCCGAAGTTCGAGCACGTGCTCGCGTATCGCAAGCGTCTGCTGAAACGGCCATCGTTCGCGCGCGCCGTCGATGAGGCGCGGCCTTACCGGCATCTGTTTCCGCTCGGCGCGCCGGATCGCGACTGA
- a CDS encoding FprA family A-type flavoprotein → MTVTNAVSGTNVHQVADGIYRINTPIVFEGGPGGFSFNQYLIVDDEPLLFHTGPRKMFPLVREAVASVLPPERLRHIAFSHVEADECGSLNEWLAVSPNAQPLCSAIAKMVSIDDLAERPARGLDDGEAVDLGRHRLRWLATPHLPHAWECGMLVDDTTQTLFCGDLFTQGGADLPVMTSADILSSSEAFRRSMDYYSHTKHGDAMLERLAALAPRTLACMHGSAWQGDGAALLRALAVSLRE, encoded by the coding sequence ATGACGGTCACCAACGCGGTGTCGGGCACCAACGTCCATCAAGTCGCGGACGGGATCTACCGGATCAACACGCCCATCGTCTTCGAAGGCGGCCCGGGCGGCTTCTCGTTCAACCAGTATCTGATCGTCGACGACGAGCCGCTGCTCTTTCATACGGGCCCGCGCAAAATGTTCCCGCTCGTGCGCGAAGCGGTGGCGTCCGTGTTGCCGCCCGAACGGCTGCGGCACATAGCGTTCTCGCATGTCGAAGCGGACGAGTGCGGCTCGCTGAACGAGTGGCTCGCAGTCTCGCCCAATGCGCAGCCGCTGTGCAGTGCAATCGCGAAGATGGTGTCGATCGACGATCTCGCCGAGCGGCCCGCGCGGGGGCTCGACGATGGCGAAGCGGTCGATCTCGGCCGTCACCGGCTGCGCTGGCTCGCGACGCCGCATCTGCCGCACGCATGGGAATGCGGCATGCTGGTCGACGACACCACGCAGACGCTGTTTTGCGGCGACCTTTTCACGCAAGGCGGCGCGGATCTGCCCGTCATGACGAGCGCGGACATTCTCAGCTCGAGCGAGGCGTTCCGGCGCAGCATGGATTACTACTCGCACACGAAACACGGCGACGCGATGCTCGAGCGGCTTGCCGCGCTCGCGCCACGCACGCTCGCGTGCATGCACGGCAGTGCGTGGCAGGGCGACGGCGCGGCGCTGCTGCGCGCGCTGGCGGTATCGCTGCGTGAATAA
- a CDS encoding DOPA 4,5-dioxygenase family protein: MTAVVNWHAHIYFDQATRDIAWALRDTIEARFGERLEIGRFHERPVGPHPMWSYQLKFDTALFAELFEWLALNHGTLDVFLHPNTGDALRDHRDCAAWIGRSYQLKLAALGG, from the coding sequence ATGACGGCAGTGGTCAACTGGCACGCACACATCTATTTCGATCAGGCGACGCGCGACATCGCGTGGGCGCTGCGCGACACCATCGAGGCGCGCTTCGGCGAGCGGCTCGAAATCGGGCGCTTTCACGAGCGCCCCGTCGGTCCGCATCCGATGTGGTCGTATCAGCTCAAGTTCGACACCGCGCTTTTCGCCGAACTGTTCGAATGGCTCGCGCTGAATCACGGCACGCTCGATGTATTCCTGCATCCGAATACGGGCGACGCGCTGCGCGATCATCGCGATTGCGCGGCGTGGATCGGGCGTTCGTATCAACTGAAGCTCGCCGCGCTGGGCGGATAG